Proteins from one Silurus meridionalis isolate SWU-2019-XX chromosome 3, ASM1480568v1, whole genome shotgun sequence genomic window:
- the wdr4 gene encoding tRNA (guanine-N(7)-)-methyltransferase non-catalytic subunit wdr4, whose amino-acid sequence MAAVCCAGEWLVMSSSHYLLAVDIKENREPFVFDCTKAEQKPEESDTDKCDGGGSQEKGSDLILALALSPSGRYVALTDDNKRLILFRTEPSWQCISTRWVVRRCTSLVFTRAEDELLVADKSGDAYSFSVLEPQKPGELKLGHLSMLQAIALSPDDKYIITADRDEKIRVSLSKSSYNIQAFCLGHSEFVSVLCVPDGHPEWLLSGSGDGTVKLWHYESGRQLQSIGLQQWGMSQGSDTDSDKPQRFAVSRIISSPDGRHVAVQCESFPSIQLFAVEEGSDRLLIPTETIDLPQNPWDMTFDPQGRLWVLLQNKDTNVLLYTHRKKCWQSESESPDLQKVSEKLRTQWELFKDSVGMESRFKHLYKVNFDNMASYLEKKKERLQQQNKQGGKKRAACQSNGAAKKSKA is encoded by the exons GGAACCGTTTGTGTTTGACTGCACCAAGGCAGAACAGAAACCAGAGGAATCCGACACTGACAAATG TGATGGTGGAGGTTCTCAGGAGAAAGGAAGTGACCTGATTCTCGCCCTTGCCTTGTCACCGTCAGGACGTTATGTTGCTCTGACGGATGACAACAAAAGACTGATTTTGTTTCGCACCGAGCCGTCATGGCAGTGCATCAGCACAAG gtGGGTGGTACGCAGGTGTACTTCTCTGGTGTTCACTCGGGCCGAGGACGAGCTGCTTGTGGCGGATAAATCTGGAGATGCATATTCATTCTCTGTTTTGGAGCCTCAGAAACCGGGTGAGCTGAAGCTGGGTCATCTTTCCATGCTACAGGCCATT GCTTTGTCTCCAGATGATAAGTACATCATCACAGCAGACAGAGATGAGAAGATCAGAGTGAGCCTGAGCAAATCTTCATACAACATTCAGGCCTTCTGTCTGGGGCACTCAGA gttTGTCAGCGTGCTGTGTGTTCCAGACGGACATCCTGAGTGGCTTCTTTCCGGCTCTGGG GATGGCACAGTGAAGCTTTGGCATTACGAGTCCGGCAGGCAGTTACAGAGCATCGGCCTGCAGCAGTGGGGCATGTCACAGGGCTCTGACACAGACAGCGATAag CCACAAAGGTTTGCTGTGAGTCGTATCATCAGCTCCCCGGATGGACGCCATGTAGCTGTGCagtgtgagag TTTTCCCTCCATTCAGCTGTTTGCAGTGGAGGAAGGATCTGATAGGCTCTTAATTCCGACTGAGACAATCGATCTGCCTCAAAATCCCTGGGATATGACCTTTGACCCTCAGGGGCGACTCTGGGTCTTACTACAGAACAAGGACACAAATGTacttctgtacacacacagaaagaagtGCTggcag agTGAGTCAGAAAGCCCTGATCTGCAGAAGGTATCAGAAAAACTGCGCACACAGTGGGAGCTCTTTAAAG ACTCCGTCGGCATGGAGAGTCGCTTCAAGCACCTCTACAAGGTGAACTTTGACAACATGGCTTCATatttggagaagaagaaggaacgACTGCAGCAGCAGAACAAGCAGGGAGGAAAGAAGAGAGCAGCATGCCAATCGAACGgtgcagcaaaaaaaagcaaGGCATGA